A window of the Falco rusticolus isolate bFalRus1 chromosome 1, bFalRus1.pri, whole genome shotgun sequence genome harbors these coding sequences:
- the INTS10 gene encoding integrator complex subunit 10 isoform X1, giving the protein MSAQGDCEFLVKRARELVPGDLWAAKAWLITARSLYPADFNIQYEMYTIERNAERTASAGRLLYDMFVNFPDQPAVWREISVITSALRNDSQDKQTQFLRGLFETLPGRVQCEMLLKATEQCFNTLERAEMLLLLLRRFPETVVQHGVGLGETLLDAESIEDQESPVNCFRKLFVCDVLPLIINNPDVRLPASLLYKYLNKAAEFYINYVTRSTQTESQYQGSQDSSDIMSPNKRSSQKYVIDGLTEKSSQITDPWERLFKILSVVGMRCEWQMDKGRRSFGDILHRMKDLCRYISNFDSDAHAKYKNQVVYSTMLVFFKNAFQYVSNIQPSLFQGPNAPNQAPLVLLEDVTNIYGDTDIDRNKHIHKKRKLAEGREKTMQSSDDEDPSGKARSRHITVNKADLANSIEVLESFKLARESWELLYSLESLDKEFTRICLSWKTDTWLWLRIFLTDMIIYQGQYKKAISSLHHLAALQGSHSPQQIAGQGSLENQRALIQLATCHFALGEYRQTCEKVLDLMCCILLPIQEGGKVQEEQPKVKSKFRKGSDLKLWPCTSRAIMPYCLHLLLACFKLRAFTDSRDDMALGHVVVLLQHEWPRGENLFLKAINKICQQGNFQYENFFNYVTNIDMLEEFAYLRTQEGGKIHLELLPNQAMLIKTSSPPMGLLQQEFIPVLQPSIQTADRHHTVTRGITKGVKEDFRLAMERQVSRCGENLMVVLHRFCINEKILLLQTLA; this is encoded by the exons ATGTCGGCGCAGGGGGACTGCGAGTTCCTGGTGAAGCGGGCCCGCGAGCTGGTGCCGGGGGACCTGTGGGCGGCCAAGGCCTGGCTCATCACGGCGCGAAGCCTCTACCCCGCCGACTTCAACATACAG TATGAGATGTACACTATTGAGAGGAATGCTGAAAGGACAGCgtctgcaggcaggctgctctaTGACAT GTTTGTGAATTTTCCAGACCAACCTGCTGTATGGCGGGAGATTAGTGTTATTACATCAGCATTAAGGAATGACTCACAGGACAagcaaacacaatttttaagaG gattatTTGAAACCCTTCCTGGTCGAGTCCAGTGTGAAATGTTACTGAAGGCCACAGAGCAGTGTTTTAACACATtagaaagagcagaaatgctactactactactgcGACGTTTTCCAGAGACTGTGGTACAGCATGGG GTGGGCCTTGGAGAAACATTATTAGACGCTGAAAGTATTGAAGACCAAGAGTCCCCGGTGAattgttttagaaaattatttg ttTGTGACGTTCTTCCTCTAATAATTAATAACCCTGATGTTCGACTTCCTGCCAGCTTGttatataaatacctgaataaagcagcagaattttatATTAACTATGTAACCAGATCTACACAGACAGAAAGCCAGTATCAAG GTTCACAAGACTCCTCTGATATTATGTCTCCAAACAAGCGTAGCTCTCAGAAATATGTAATAGATGGTCTCACAGAGAAATCATCCCAGATTACAGATCCTTGGGAGAGgctatttaaaatactgtctgtGGTGGGAATGAGGTGTGAATGGCAAATGGATAAGGGAAGAAG AAGTTTTGGTGATATTTTGCATCGAATGAAAGACCTCTGCAGATACATCAGTAACTTTGATAGTGATGCACACGCGAAATATAAAAACCAAGTAGTGTATTCAACAATGTTGgtcttctttaaaaatgcattccaGTATGTCAGCAACATCCAGCCATCGCTCTTCCAAG GTCCAAATGCTCCAAACCAAGCCCCACTGGTTCTCCTCGAGGATGTGACCAATATCTATGGTGATACAGATATTGATCGTaacaaacacatacacaaaaagaggaaacttgctgaaggaagagagaaaacaatg CAGAGCTCAGATGATGAGGATCCTTCTGGAAAGGCACGAAGTCGTCATATTACAGTAAACAAGGCAGATCTTGCAAACTCTATAGAAGTATTAGAGAGCTTTAAACTGGCAAGagagagctgggagctgctgtaTTCTCTGGAATCACTTGACAAAG AGTTCACCAGAATTTGTTTGTCATGGAAGACAGACACCTGGCTTTGGTTAAGAATCTTTCTTACAGACATGATCATCTACCAG gggCAGTACAAAAAAGCAATTAGCAGCCTACATCACCTGGCAGCTCTTCAGGGCTCTCATTCTCCACAGCAAATTGCAGGACAAGGATCACTAGAAAATCAGAGAGCGCTAATCCAGTTAGCAACATGCCACTTTGCCCTTGGAGAATATCGC caaACATGTGAAAAAGTGCTTGACCTCATGTGTTGTATTTTACTTCCAATACAAGAAGGAGGTAAAGTACAAGAGGAGCAACCTAAAGTAAAGTCTAAGTTCAGGAAAG GGTCTGATCTGAAGCTTTGGCCATGTACCAGCAGAGCTATCATGCCTTACTGCCTTCATCTATTGTTAGCTTGTTTCAAG ctCAGAGCTTTCACAGACAGCAGAGATGATATGGCGCTGGGCCATGTAGTTGTTCTGCTGCAGCATGAGTGGCCAAGGGGTGAGAACTTGTTCCTGAAAGCCATCAACAAAATCTGCCAACAAGGAAACTTCCAGTATGAGAATTTTTTCAACTATGTCACAA atattGATATGTTGGAGGAATTTGCTTATTTAAGAACacaggaaggagggaagatTCATCTGGAACTGCTGCCAAATCAAGCAATGCTGATCAA gacttcTAGCCCTCCCATGGGGTTACTGCAGCAGGAATTCATACCTGTGCTACAGCCCAGCATACAGACTGCTGACAG GCATCATACAGTTACCCGGGGTATAACTAAAGGAGTGAAAGAAGATTTCCGCCTGGCCATGGAGCGCCAGGTCTCACGCTGTGGGGAAAACCTCATGGTGGTCTTGCACAGGTTCTGcattaatgagaaaatactgctgcttcAGACTCTTGCTTGA
- the INTS10 gene encoding integrator complex subunit 10 isoform X7: MSAQGDCEFLVKRARELVPGDLWAAKAWLITARSLYPADFNIQYEMYTIERNAERTASAGRLLYDMFVNFPDQPAVWREISVITSALRNDSQDKQTQFLRGLFETLPGRVQCEMLLKATEQCFNTLERAEMLLLLLRRFPETVVQHGVGLGETLLDAESIEDQESPVNCFRKLFVCDVLPLIINNPDVRLPASLLYKYLNKAAEFYINYVTRSTQTESQYQGSQDSSDIMSPNKRSSQKYVIDGLTEKSSQITDPWERLFKILSVVGMRCEWQMDKGRRSFGDILHRMKDLCRYISNFDSDAHAKYKNQVVYSTMLVFFKNAFQYVSNIQPSLFQGPNAPNQAPLVLLEDVTNIYGDTDIDRNKHIHKKRKLAEGREKTMQSSDDEDPSGKARSRHITVNKADLANSIEVLESFKLARESWELLYSLESLDKEFTRICLSWKTDTWLWLRIFLTDMIIYQGQYKKAISSLHHLAALQGSHSPQQIAGQGSLENQRALIQLATCHFALGEYRQTCEKVLDLMCCILLPIQEGGKVQEEQPKVKSKFRKGSDLKLWPCTSRAIMPYCLHLLLACFKLRAFTDSRDDMALGHVVVLLQHEWPRGENLFLKAINKICQQGNFQYENFFNYVTK, encoded by the exons ATGTCGGCGCAGGGGGACTGCGAGTTCCTGGTGAAGCGGGCCCGCGAGCTGGTGCCGGGGGACCTGTGGGCGGCCAAGGCCTGGCTCATCACGGCGCGAAGCCTCTACCCCGCCGACTTCAACATACAG TATGAGATGTACACTATTGAGAGGAATGCTGAAAGGACAGCgtctgcaggcaggctgctctaTGACAT GTTTGTGAATTTTCCAGACCAACCTGCTGTATGGCGGGAGATTAGTGTTATTACATCAGCATTAAGGAATGACTCACAGGACAagcaaacacaatttttaagaG gattatTTGAAACCCTTCCTGGTCGAGTCCAGTGTGAAATGTTACTGAAGGCCACAGAGCAGTGTTTTAACACATtagaaagagcagaaatgctactactactactgcGACGTTTTCCAGAGACTGTGGTACAGCATGGG GTGGGCCTTGGAGAAACATTATTAGACGCTGAAAGTATTGAAGACCAAGAGTCCCCGGTGAattgttttagaaaattatttg ttTGTGACGTTCTTCCTCTAATAATTAATAACCCTGATGTTCGACTTCCTGCCAGCTTGttatataaatacctgaataaagcagcagaattttatATTAACTATGTAACCAGATCTACACAGACAGAAAGCCAGTATCAAG GTTCACAAGACTCCTCTGATATTATGTCTCCAAACAAGCGTAGCTCTCAGAAATATGTAATAGATGGTCTCACAGAGAAATCATCCCAGATTACAGATCCTTGGGAGAGgctatttaaaatactgtctgtGGTGGGAATGAGGTGTGAATGGCAAATGGATAAGGGAAGAAG AAGTTTTGGTGATATTTTGCATCGAATGAAAGACCTCTGCAGATACATCAGTAACTTTGATAGTGATGCACACGCGAAATATAAAAACCAAGTAGTGTATTCAACAATGTTGgtcttctttaaaaatgcattccaGTATGTCAGCAACATCCAGCCATCGCTCTTCCAAG GTCCAAATGCTCCAAACCAAGCCCCACTGGTTCTCCTCGAGGATGTGACCAATATCTATGGTGATACAGATATTGATCGTaacaaacacatacacaaaaagaggaaacttgctgaaggaagagagaaaacaatg CAGAGCTCAGATGATGAGGATCCTTCTGGAAAGGCACGAAGTCGTCATATTACAGTAAACAAGGCAGATCTTGCAAACTCTATAGAAGTATTAGAGAGCTTTAAACTGGCAAGagagagctgggagctgctgtaTTCTCTGGAATCACTTGACAAAG AGTTCACCAGAATTTGTTTGTCATGGAAGACAGACACCTGGCTTTGGTTAAGAATCTTTCTTACAGACATGATCATCTACCAG gggCAGTACAAAAAAGCAATTAGCAGCCTACATCACCTGGCAGCTCTTCAGGGCTCTCATTCTCCACAGCAAATTGCAGGACAAGGATCACTAGAAAATCAGAGAGCGCTAATCCAGTTAGCAACATGCCACTTTGCCCTTGGAGAATATCGC caaACATGTGAAAAAGTGCTTGACCTCATGTGTTGTATTTTACTTCCAATACAAGAAGGAGGTAAAGTACAAGAGGAGCAACCTAAAGTAAAGTCTAAGTTCAGGAAAG GGTCTGATCTGAAGCTTTGGCCATGTACCAGCAGAGCTATCATGCCTTACTGCCTTCATCTATTGTTAGCTTGTTTCAAG ctCAGAGCTTTCACAGACAGCAGAGATGATATGGCGCTGGGCCATGTAGTTGTTCTGCTGCAGCATGAGTGGCCAAGGGGTGAGAACTTGTTCCTGAAAGCCATCAACAAAATCTGCCAACAAGGAAACTTCCAGTATGAGAATTTTTTCAACTATGTCACAA AATGA
- the INTS10 gene encoding integrator complex subunit 10 isoform X8, translating into MSAQGDCEFLVKRARELVPGDLWAAKAWLITARSLYPADFNIQYEMYTIERNAERTASAGRLLYDMFVNFPDQPAVWREISVITSALRNDSQDKQTQFLRGLFETLPGRVQCEMLLKATEQCFNTLERAEMLLLLLRRFPETVVQHGVGLGETLLDAESIEDQESPVNCFRKLFVCDVLPLIINNPDVRLPASLLYKYLNKAAEFYINYVTRSTQTESQYQGSQDSSDIMSPNKRSSQKYVIDGLTEKSSQITDPWERLFKILSVVGMRCEWQMDKGRRSFGDILHRMKDLCRYISNFDSDAHAKYKNQVVYSTMLVFFKNAFQYVSNIQPSLFQGPNAPNQAPLVLLEDVTNIYGDTDIDRNKHIHKKRKLAEGREKTMQSSDDEDPSGKARSRHITVNKADLANSIEVLESFKLARESWELLYSLESLDKEFTRICLSWKTDTWLWLRIFLTDMIIYQGQYKKAISSLHHLAALQGSHSPQQIAGQGSLENQRALIQLATCHFALGEYRQTCEKVLDLMCCILLPIQEGGKVQEEQPKVKSKFRKGSDLKLWPCTSRAIMPYCLHLLLACFKLRAFTDSRDDMALGHVVVLLQHEWPRGENLFLKAINKICQQGNFQY; encoded by the exons ATGTCGGCGCAGGGGGACTGCGAGTTCCTGGTGAAGCGGGCCCGCGAGCTGGTGCCGGGGGACCTGTGGGCGGCCAAGGCCTGGCTCATCACGGCGCGAAGCCTCTACCCCGCCGACTTCAACATACAG TATGAGATGTACACTATTGAGAGGAATGCTGAAAGGACAGCgtctgcaggcaggctgctctaTGACAT GTTTGTGAATTTTCCAGACCAACCTGCTGTATGGCGGGAGATTAGTGTTATTACATCAGCATTAAGGAATGACTCACAGGACAagcaaacacaatttttaagaG gattatTTGAAACCCTTCCTGGTCGAGTCCAGTGTGAAATGTTACTGAAGGCCACAGAGCAGTGTTTTAACACATtagaaagagcagaaatgctactactactactgcGACGTTTTCCAGAGACTGTGGTACAGCATGGG GTGGGCCTTGGAGAAACATTATTAGACGCTGAAAGTATTGAAGACCAAGAGTCCCCGGTGAattgttttagaaaattatttg ttTGTGACGTTCTTCCTCTAATAATTAATAACCCTGATGTTCGACTTCCTGCCAGCTTGttatataaatacctgaataaagcagcagaattttatATTAACTATGTAACCAGATCTACACAGACAGAAAGCCAGTATCAAG GTTCACAAGACTCCTCTGATATTATGTCTCCAAACAAGCGTAGCTCTCAGAAATATGTAATAGATGGTCTCACAGAGAAATCATCCCAGATTACAGATCCTTGGGAGAGgctatttaaaatactgtctgtGGTGGGAATGAGGTGTGAATGGCAAATGGATAAGGGAAGAAG AAGTTTTGGTGATATTTTGCATCGAATGAAAGACCTCTGCAGATACATCAGTAACTTTGATAGTGATGCACACGCGAAATATAAAAACCAAGTAGTGTATTCAACAATGTTGgtcttctttaaaaatgcattccaGTATGTCAGCAACATCCAGCCATCGCTCTTCCAAG GTCCAAATGCTCCAAACCAAGCCCCACTGGTTCTCCTCGAGGATGTGACCAATATCTATGGTGATACAGATATTGATCGTaacaaacacatacacaaaaagaggaaacttgctgaaggaagagagaaaacaatg CAGAGCTCAGATGATGAGGATCCTTCTGGAAAGGCACGAAGTCGTCATATTACAGTAAACAAGGCAGATCTTGCAAACTCTATAGAAGTATTAGAGAGCTTTAAACTGGCAAGagagagctgggagctgctgtaTTCTCTGGAATCACTTGACAAAG AGTTCACCAGAATTTGTTTGTCATGGAAGACAGACACCTGGCTTTGGTTAAGAATCTTTCTTACAGACATGATCATCTACCAG gggCAGTACAAAAAAGCAATTAGCAGCCTACATCACCTGGCAGCTCTTCAGGGCTCTCATTCTCCACAGCAAATTGCAGGACAAGGATCACTAGAAAATCAGAGAGCGCTAATCCAGTTAGCAACATGCCACTTTGCCCTTGGAGAATATCGC caaACATGTGAAAAAGTGCTTGACCTCATGTGTTGTATTTTACTTCCAATACAAGAAGGAGGTAAAGTACAAGAGGAGCAACCTAAAGTAAAGTCTAAGTTCAGGAAAG GGTCTGATCTGAAGCTTTGGCCATGTACCAGCAGAGCTATCATGCCTTACTGCCTTCATCTATTGTTAGCTTGTTTCAAG ctCAGAGCTTTCACAGACAGCAGAGATGATATGGCGCTGGGCCATGTAGTTGTTCTGCTGCAGCATGAGTGGCCAAGGGGTGAGAACTTGTTCCTGAAAGCCATCAACAAAATCTGCCAACAAGGAAACTTCCA atattGA
- the INTS10 gene encoding integrator complex subunit 10 isoform X5, translating to MSAQGDCEFLVKRARELVPGDLWAAKAWLITARSLYPADFNIQYEMYTIERNAERTASAGRLLYDMFVNFPDQPAVWREISVITSALRNDSQDKQTQFLRGLFETLPGRVQCEMLLKATEQCFNTLERAEMLLLLLRRFPETVVQHGVGLGETLLDAESIEDQESPVNCFRKLFVCDVLPLIINNPDVRLPASLLYKYLNKAAEFYINYVTRSTQTESQYQGSQDSSDIMSPNKRSSQKYVIDGLTEKSSQITDPWERLFKILSVVGMRCEWQMDKGRRSFGDILHRMKDLCRYISNFDSDAHAKYKNQVVYSTMLVFFKNAFQYVSNIQPSLFQGPNAPNQAPLVLLEDVTNIYGDTDIDRNKHIHKKRKLAEGREKTMQSSDDEDPSGKARSRHITVNKADLANSIEVLESFKLARESWELLYSLESLDKEFTRICLSWKTDTWLWLRIFLTDMIIYQGQYKKAISSLHHLAALQGSHSPQQIAGQGSLENQRALIQLATCHFALGEYRQTCEKVLDLMCCILLPIQEGGKVQEEQPKVKSKFRKGSDLKLWPCTSRAIMPYCLHLLLACFKLRAFTDSRDDMALGHVVVLLQHEWPRGENLFLKAINKICQQGNFQYENFFNYVTNIDMLEEFAYLRTQEGGKIHLELLPNQAMLIKHHTVTRGITKGVKEDFRLAMERQVSRCGENLMVVLHRFCINEKILLLQTLA from the exons ATGTCGGCGCAGGGGGACTGCGAGTTCCTGGTGAAGCGGGCCCGCGAGCTGGTGCCGGGGGACCTGTGGGCGGCCAAGGCCTGGCTCATCACGGCGCGAAGCCTCTACCCCGCCGACTTCAACATACAG TATGAGATGTACACTATTGAGAGGAATGCTGAAAGGACAGCgtctgcaggcaggctgctctaTGACAT GTTTGTGAATTTTCCAGACCAACCTGCTGTATGGCGGGAGATTAGTGTTATTACATCAGCATTAAGGAATGACTCACAGGACAagcaaacacaatttttaagaG gattatTTGAAACCCTTCCTGGTCGAGTCCAGTGTGAAATGTTACTGAAGGCCACAGAGCAGTGTTTTAACACATtagaaagagcagaaatgctactactactactgcGACGTTTTCCAGAGACTGTGGTACAGCATGGG GTGGGCCTTGGAGAAACATTATTAGACGCTGAAAGTATTGAAGACCAAGAGTCCCCGGTGAattgttttagaaaattatttg ttTGTGACGTTCTTCCTCTAATAATTAATAACCCTGATGTTCGACTTCCTGCCAGCTTGttatataaatacctgaataaagcagcagaattttatATTAACTATGTAACCAGATCTACACAGACAGAAAGCCAGTATCAAG GTTCACAAGACTCCTCTGATATTATGTCTCCAAACAAGCGTAGCTCTCAGAAATATGTAATAGATGGTCTCACAGAGAAATCATCCCAGATTACAGATCCTTGGGAGAGgctatttaaaatactgtctgtGGTGGGAATGAGGTGTGAATGGCAAATGGATAAGGGAAGAAG AAGTTTTGGTGATATTTTGCATCGAATGAAAGACCTCTGCAGATACATCAGTAACTTTGATAGTGATGCACACGCGAAATATAAAAACCAAGTAGTGTATTCAACAATGTTGgtcttctttaaaaatgcattccaGTATGTCAGCAACATCCAGCCATCGCTCTTCCAAG GTCCAAATGCTCCAAACCAAGCCCCACTGGTTCTCCTCGAGGATGTGACCAATATCTATGGTGATACAGATATTGATCGTaacaaacacatacacaaaaagaggaaacttgctgaaggaagagagaaaacaatg CAGAGCTCAGATGATGAGGATCCTTCTGGAAAGGCACGAAGTCGTCATATTACAGTAAACAAGGCAGATCTTGCAAACTCTATAGAAGTATTAGAGAGCTTTAAACTGGCAAGagagagctgggagctgctgtaTTCTCTGGAATCACTTGACAAAG AGTTCACCAGAATTTGTTTGTCATGGAAGACAGACACCTGGCTTTGGTTAAGAATCTTTCTTACAGACATGATCATCTACCAG gggCAGTACAAAAAAGCAATTAGCAGCCTACATCACCTGGCAGCTCTTCAGGGCTCTCATTCTCCACAGCAAATTGCAGGACAAGGATCACTAGAAAATCAGAGAGCGCTAATCCAGTTAGCAACATGCCACTTTGCCCTTGGAGAATATCGC caaACATGTGAAAAAGTGCTTGACCTCATGTGTTGTATTTTACTTCCAATACAAGAAGGAGGTAAAGTACAAGAGGAGCAACCTAAAGTAAAGTCTAAGTTCAGGAAAG GGTCTGATCTGAAGCTTTGGCCATGTACCAGCAGAGCTATCATGCCTTACTGCCTTCATCTATTGTTAGCTTGTTTCAAG ctCAGAGCTTTCACAGACAGCAGAGATGATATGGCGCTGGGCCATGTAGTTGTTCTGCTGCAGCATGAGTGGCCAAGGGGTGAGAACTTGTTCCTGAAAGCCATCAACAAAATCTGCCAACAAGGAAACTTCCAGTATGAGAATTTTTTCAACTATGTCACAA atattGATATGTTGGAGGAATTTGCTTATTTAAGAACacaggaaggagggaagatTCATCTGGAACTGCTGCCAAATCAAGCAATGCTGATCAA GCATCATACAGTTACCCGGGGTATAACTAAAGGAGTGAAAGAAGATTTCCGCCTGGCCATGGAGCGCCAGGTCTCACGCTGTGGGGAAAACCTCATGGTGGTCTTGCACAGGTTCTGcattaatgagaaaatactgctgcttcAGACTCTTGCTTGA